The genomic segment CATTATGGGAAAAAAGAGAGCCTGTCCATTTAATTTTATCTGAGCGATAGGTGGGCGTTACGAAAGGAAACTCCCACCCTTGTGGCTTACCGGGTGTCGGATGTTCGTGCACCGAAACTATTCATTCTCTCAAAGATCTCTTTTTTGACTGACTGATAATCGAAAACACTCGTTAAAGGAATGATCTCAAGCGTGCCCTCCTCCATTCCCCAATATTTCTTTTTTCCCTTTGCCGTTGCTTTGTGTATCCATAAATCGTAACCTTGTTCCATTTTTGTATAGGTGAAGCAATCACTGTCATGCAGCGGGTAATAAAAGATCCAATGATCGGAGATTTGCGGCAGCCGCGGCCATTCAGAAAGTTGATATTGATTTCGAAAAACAGTAATCGTAGGATAATTCCGCTCTTCTTCGTCTGCCAAGTCAATTTCCACTCCATACACTGAACCCGCTCGCAGCTCTGTATCCTGAAAAATGGAACGACCATCTTGACTGCTGTATAATGGGTCGGATGCTTTTTGATACAACTTGATAAAATTGCTGCTCAACCAACCATCTGTTTGGGCGTCAGACTTCCAGCGCAAAAATTTTGTTGTAAGGGGAACAGAGCCTTCCTCTTCGGCAGCTCGATCCGTCTCTGAAATCGCCACGGTAGGCCAGCAGATCGATCATCTTCTTGAGTCCGATACTCATACACTTCCTTGGTAACATCAAGTTCAGCTATCCCCTTATCAAATCCTGTAAACCGTGCAAAACCTTTTCGATCCAGCAACGCTTGTATATCTTGCATGATGAGTTTTTGATAAGGAGGCGCGTCCTCTAAGTGAACTTGTAACATCCGCTCCAAGACCTCTTCCCATGACAAAAAACCGATACAAACATCTTTGGCGATAATGGATCGATGCGCAAGATCTGTTCTCACCTGGGTGACCATAGACTGTGGAGCCAAGAAAACGAGATATTTGTATTCGATTTTAGCAAAAGTGCTCAACATACGGGAATACCTGCTGAGCTGGTTCTTGCTGTCTTCTGTGCTTATGTACGGATCTTCATCCTCTGATGACAATCCGCTAAAATATTTGACCTCGATCCCGATAAGGCTGTTCTCAAGCGTGAATCGAAGGTCAATTTCTCCTAATTCATGTTTGGTGTTCGGTGAAAATAAAGAGTTAGACTGGTGGTCGTTGATAGACGCGGTTTTTGAATTGAAAAATCGTTAGCTTTTGAAAAATGAGTTGTAGACTGATCCATTAAAAGAAACAGCGGTGGACCAAGACTTGAAAAATAAAGTCTTAGATTTTGCCGTTGGTGTCATTCAACAAACGTACCCTTTAGGTTATTGTGAAGTAAGCCTACTGTTCCTTAACGGACTTGAATTGGAGACTAAACCGGATCTGTCGGCGCAAAACGGTATTGGCTTGCTTGTTCGTAGGCGTAAGCGAGACGGAAAAGCGAAGGCTCGCTGTAGGCGGTTCCGACGAAAGTGATTCCCTGCGGCCCTTTGGTCGTATAGCCGCCTTCGGCGATGATGCCTGTCTCTGCGAACCCGCCCGGTACGGTAATGGCAGGATACCCCGCACGCGCGGACAAATCAATCCCTTCCTCGTTGCCTAGGAACAGCAGCGCGTCCAGCCGATGTTCGCGTATCACGTGGTCGATGCCTTGGTCACGGGATAACTCATGGTTAAGGCGCAAACTCTCGGCGTACACCTGTTCAGACAATGTGCCGCTTGTTCCATTCGACCAGATCAGCGTGTCTTGCCCATATTTAAGCGCGACGTCGCGATTCGCTTCGTTATAGGCTATGAGTTCATCTAACGACCGAACGAATGCGCCGGGGCCAGCTTTGGCGAGATAGTCGTTCAGTCCTTTTTTGAATTCGAACCGCATCACGTCCCAGTCCCACTTCGCACTCTCGCATGGCAACGATACTGGGTCTACGACGATCGCCCCGCGTTCCTTGCACAAGGTGATCGCCCGCTCGATAATCACCGCCCGGGCTTTGTCCAATCCTCGATAATAATATCGCGGAACGCCAATTCTCGCGCCTTGCAAACCGTTCGCGTCCAAGAAAGGCGTATAATCCGTATACGCTATTCGCCTATTCTCTAGCATAGCCGCATCTTCCGGATCTGCCGCCGTCATGGCCCCGAGTAAGATCGCGGCGTCCCTGACCGTACGCGTCATCGGACCGGCCGAATCTTGGCTATGTGTAATCGGAATGATTCCTGTACGACTGACGAGCCCGATAGTCGGTTTTATACCGACGATGCCGTTTTGTGAGGACGGGCTGATTATCGAACCCGAAGTTTCTGTGCCAATGGCAGCGGCACACAGATTCGCGGCAACCGCCGCGCCAGAGCCCGAACTCGAGCCGCCTACAAACAACTCGCCGGGCCCATAAGGATTAAGCGTCAGACCGCCCCTGGAGCTATAACCCGCCCACATCGTGCCCGACATGAAGTTAGCCCATTCCGTCATGTTTGCCTTACCAAGGAATACACATCCCGCAGCCCTTAATTGCGCAGCCACGGCCGAATCCTTTGGAGCGAAATGTTCAGCAAGAGCAACCGAACCCGCACTAGTATGCATGCGGTCACCTGTATCAATATTATCCTTGAGCAAGATCGGGATGCCGTGAAGCGGTCCGCGAGCCCCGTGTTCCCGTCGCTCCGAGTCAAGTCTCTTTGCGACCGCTATCGCGTCCGGGTTGACTTCCAGCACCGCTTTCAGCTTCGGGTTGAGCCGTTCGATTCGTTCCAAATACCAGCTAACGCAAGCTGCTGACGATAACTCGCCTGATTCCATCGCCAACTGCAACGAAACGATGTCTACCTCTATTAAACTATCATTTAGTGTTCTGGCCATTCAGAGAGACTCTCCTTTTTGCAATGTTCTGCTTATAATAATAACAAAATGAAAAAAGCAATGACCTGTAGAGAACGATTAAAACTAAACTGCCAGTTAGCCTAATGATCGGCATTAAGTCTAAATCTTTATTTGCTTAGTCTATAACTATATTTTCACAGTCTAGCACTTTATTTTTCGAGTCTAATACATTATTTTCAGTAAACATTTGGGCCAGAATTCCATTTCATACGAATAGCCAGATGTTCGCTCCAGAAGGTGATTCCACTCTGTTTGGGCGCGTCTCTCTTCAAAGTGAACGCCAGACAACAGCATCTGTAATCCTGCTTCAAATGGTAAATAGCGCAAGCTCCCGAAAACATCCCCCGTTAATTTATCTTCCAATCGATCCGATAAATTACTTCCCGCACGCGAAATTTTCCCGAATATTTCGGCGATCATCAATAGTCATCCTTTCGCGTTTTATCTCTCATTTCTCTCCTACGATACCAAAGCAAGTCCGGTGCGAGCAAGCCAATCACATCTATGAGCACGAAAAGAGAAAGCTCCCCTTTTCTTGTGAGAAAAAGAGGGCTTTCGACTATGTGTATACGCGTTACGCAAGAACCTCAACCGTAAATCCACCAGGAGCTTTCACATAAAACGTCCATCCATGCGATCTTACTGGCGGTGCAACTTGGTAACCATCTTCTTTTAAGCGTTGATTGATTTCGTTGACTTTCTCTTCGCTCTCCTGGATGAAGCCGATATGAAATGTCTTGGGATATTGGACTTCGACACCCTTCATCAAGGTAAACACCAGGCCGTTATCATCAAATAGGACCCCAAAATTTTCGCCACGGGCATCATCCGAAGTATCTAACTTTTTCAGGCCAAAATATTTCTCCAAAAAATCAGAAGCAGCTGGAACATCCGTAACGGTAAGATTGACGTGATTCAATTTCATAATGACCACACATCCTTTGCATGAGATTAATTCAAGCGTAGCACATTCATGCAAATGCTAATCTTGATAGGCTCCGAGGCTGATCATTGTCATGAATATCCGTCACGTATCTTTAAGGTTTCACGATAATTCTATTTGCTTACAGCTACTTTTGATTTGTTTACGATATGAATGGCATGACCTAATACCGCTTCGGCAGCCTCCAGCCATACCTCGCTTAAAGTGGGATGCGGATGCATAGTTAACGCCACATCTTCTACACGTGCAGCAAGCTCAAGCGCCAGCACACCCTCTCCGATCAGGTTCGATGCATCAGCACCTACAACGTGCATTCCCAACAATAAATGGCTTTCCTGATCCACTATCACTTCTGCAAAACCTTTTCCTTCATCTATGGCGAGTGCTCTTCCATTCGCCCGATAAGGGAACGCCGCTACCTTGACTTTGTATCCTTGAAGCTCTGCCTCTTCACGTGTCATCCCCACACCCGCTATTTGCGGCTCGGTAAAAATCACATAAGGTACATAAGGGGAATCTACGCTGCTAGGCAGCCCTGCAATCACCTCAGCTGCCACCATCCCTTGCTTCGTCGCACGATGGGCTAACGCAGGGCCAGGTGTTACATCGCCGATGGCATAAATATGCGCCTTGTTCGTACTGCCAGTCGATGTCACGGGAATATAGCCGCGCTCGTCCATTTCTACTCCCGCCTGCGCAAGGCCAAGTTCACTTGTGTTAGGCACTCGCCCTATGGTGACAAGCGTTTTATGTGCGGTGATACTTTCGGAACCGTTCTTTTCCGAAGTGCATGCGAGCGTGACTCTTCCGTTCGTTACCTCAGCCTTCTCTACTTTTGTCGCGATCTTTACCGTCATCCCGAGCTGTTTCGCTTGCTTGAGCACTTCCTGGGAGAGATGGGCGGCTGTTTGCGGCAAAATGCGCTCGGCTGCCTCAATGACGGTCACCTGCGATCCAAGCTTGGCGAACGCCATCCCGAGCTCCATGCCAATATAGCCGCCGCCGATAATGGCCAGTGTTTCCGGCACTTCATCCAGTGCCAGCATATCTGTAGAATCCAGAATATATTCTCCATCTGTTTTCAAAAACGATGGAAGGAATGGACGTGATCCTGTCGCGATAATCGCTTGTTTGAATTTGTACGTTTCAAAATCGCCACCCGTCTCTACGCCAATCCGATCACTCGAGAGAAATGTCGCTGTCCCCTTCACGACTGTAACCCCATTGGCCTGACAGAGATAATCGACCCCTTTGTTCAGTTGAGCAACGACAGAAGACTTCCATGTCTGCCAACTCGGCATATGGAAGGTCGCTTTCCCTATTGGCAGTTGGATTCCCAGCTTATTTAGACTACTTAGCTTGTAGTATTCACCTGCTGTATGAATCAAAGCTTTTGACGGGATGCATCCGCGATTCAAGCAGACCCCACCCAGTACTTCCTTTTCAATCAGAACGACCGATTTCCCCAGCTGTCCAAGACGAATAGCGGCTGCATAACCTCCTGGACCACCACCGATGACAACCACATCTGTTTCGACTGCTACTTCACCGACTACCATCTATACCATCTCCGCAAACAATAGATTCGGATCTTCCAGCAGCTCCTTGATCCGGTTGGTAAAACGCACCGCCGTCACACCATCGATCAGGCGATGATCAAACGAGAGTGACAGGTTCATCATCCAGCGAATAACCCCTTCATCCTCACGTACAACCCAGCGCTTCTCCATTTTGTGCAAGCTGATAATCGCCACTTCGGGGTGATTAATGATGGGAGTTGCTTGCAGTCCCCCGATTGGTCCTACATTGCTGATCGTGAAGGTGCCGCCTGTTATGTGCTCCATCGTCAATTTGCCTTCGCGTGCCAATCGTGCCAGTTGATCGATTTCTTCTGCGAGTTGAAAGATCGATTTGTGGTCTGCATCCTTGATGACTGGTACAATCAAGCCCTCAGGGGTATCGGTAGCAATGCCAATATGGTAAAAGCGCTTGAGCAGGATTTCATTCGTACGTTCGTCAATCGATGCGTTCAGCGTCGGGAATTGCTTCAGTGCAATGACCAGCGCCTTGATAAAGAACGGCAGGAAGGTCAACTTGATCTTTCGCTTATCCGCATGTGGCTTTAACTTTTCGCGCAAAGCACGCAGCTGATCCATCTCCAGCTCATCGACAGAAGTAACATGCGGGATAATTGTGACTGATTTCACCATATGCTCGGCAATCTTTTTCCGAATGCCTTTTAACGGTAGGCGTTCGATATCTCCCTGCGGCGAGGTAGCTGCACGAGTAACGGTTCCTGTTTTCGGCTGAACAACCTGCTCAGTCTCAACCGCCACTGTACTTGCCTCCAACAGACGCTCATTGCCAGTAGCCGTGGTCGGGAACTTAGCTGGTGCTGATTTTTGCAGTCGATTGGCGAATTGTCGCAAATCTTCTTCCGTCACACGCCCCGCTGCTCCTGTACCCGTGACCAGCTCGATATCCAGCTTCATTTCCCGCGCCAGCTGCCGAACGTATGGCGTGGCCAATGAGCGCCGGTGATCAGCACGAGCTGGTGCAAAATTGACTGTCTTATCCGGGTTTACGACCTTTTCTGGAAGCTTGATCTCTTCTTTCTTTGCTTCTGTACCTCCATCAATCACGAGAAGGGTAGTTCCGACCTCTACTGTTTCCCCTTCCGAGATGAAAATCTCACGAATGATACCTGTCACTGGCGCAGACAGCTCGGCATTCACCTTGTCTGTCTGCACCTCCAGCAATGGCTGATCCTGTTGAACGGATTCACCCGTGCGAACCAGTACTTTTACGATTTCTCCTTCATGCATACCTTCTCCCACATCAGGAAGCTTGAACTCAACCATATGACTCGCTCCTTCTCTTAAAACGTAGCCGTTTCCATAATGCCGTCCTTCACGCGTTCAGCCGTTGGCAAATAGTCATCCTCGATGCTAAATTGCGGGACGGGTACGTCAAATCCGGTAATCCGTTTCACGGGAGCCTTCATGTAGATCAATGCTTCATCATTGATGATGGAAATGATCTCTGCACCCAACCCAGCAGTCTTATGCGCTTCGTGTACGACAACTGCACGTCCAGTCTTTTTGACCGAGGCGATGATCGTATCCCGATCTAATGGATAGAGCGTGCGCAGATCAATGACTTCACAACTCAAGCCGTTTTCGCGCTCGATCTGTTTCGCAGCATCCTCCGCGACACGAAGCATCGCTCCCCAGGCAAAAATCGATACATCCGAGCCTTCCTGGACGACCTTCGCTTTTCCGATGGGCACACGATACATTTCTTCCGGAACCTCTTGTTTAAATGCGCGATAGAGCTTGGTCGGCTCCAAAAAAATGACCGGGTCAGGATCTTCCATTGCTGCAATCAACAGGCCTTTTGCATCATAAGGTGTGCTTGGTGCCACAACCTTTAAGCCCGGGACATGGGCAAAAAACGTTTCGACACTCTCCGAATGCAGCTCAGGACCGCGAATCCCAGCCCCGTACGGCGTGCGGATGACCATCGGTACATGGTACTGTCCGCGAGTCCGATAGCGCATGCGTGCAGCATGAGAAACAATTTGCTCAAAGCCCGGATAAATAAAGGCAAGGAATTGAATCTCGACCACAGGAATTTTCCCGTTCATGGCAAGACCGATTGCCGCCCCGATTATTCCCGCTTCAGCAAGCGGAGTGTCCACTACACGGTCCGGACCGTACTTGTGAATCAAATCTTCCGTCGCCCGGAACACGCCACCATTCACGCCAATATCCTCGCCGAGCAGCATAATGCGAGAATCATCTGCCAATTTTTGATCCATGGCTTCCGTAATTGCTTGAATCATCGTCAGTTTGCGTTTCATGCTGGGATTCCCTCCTGCTTCGATGGCTTGACGAGCTCGCTCTCCTGTTCCGTTGCCATCCACGATGGTTCAGCGTAGACGTGCTTGAACATGTCTTCCGGTTTGGACTTCGGATAGCTCTCTGCTTCGACAAGAGCAGCGTCGATCTGTTCATTCACCCGTGCAATCAGCTCTGCTTCTTTTGTTTCATTCCACAAGCCCTGACTCTCCAGATACACACGCAGTCGTTGGAGTGGGTCGCGTTCTTGACGCCATTCCTCGGACAAAGTCTCTTGATCCCGGTATTTCTTCGGATCATCTGCGGTTGTGTGTGCGCCATAGCGGAAGGTCACGGCTTCGATCAACGTCGGTCCCTTGCCGTCCAGCGCCCGTTGCATGGCTTCTTTCATGGTCAGCCAAACAGCGAAAATATCATTGCCGTCTATCCGAATTCCAGGGATGTCATAAGCGGCCGAACGCTGTGAAATCGTTTTCGATGCAGACTGCTGTGAAAACGGAACGCTGATCGCGAAACCGTTGTTTTGACAGAAGAAGATGGTTGGCGTTTGAAACACGCCTGCAAAATTCAATGCCTCATGAAAATCGCCTTCTGAGCTTGCTCCGTCACCAAAGTAGGCGATGCTGACATGCTTTTCGTTTTGCAGCTTGCTCGCCCAAGCAGTCCCTACAGCATGGACCATTTGAGTCGCGATCGGTACACATGGCGGCATGATGTGCAAATGCTTCGGGCTGATACTCCCTTCCATGTGTCCCATCCAGTAGAGGAACACGCGTGCCATGGATTGACCATGGACGATCGCTGCCGCATGGTCGCGGTAGGTTGGGAAAAGCCAATCTCCAGGTGTCAATGCCATCGCGCTTCCAACTTGCGAAGCTTCCTGCCCTTCAAAGGGAGCATACGTACCCATTCTTCCTTGTCGTTGCAGGTTAATCGACTTGCGGTCAAACTGGCGAACTAGCACCATATTTTCATACATCTTGATCATCGTCGCCTCGTCTAATTGCCCCTTGAGATCGCCTACCAGCTCACCCGCTGGACTCAATACCTGATATAATGAAGACATGAAATCATCCCTCTCTTTTTCAATGAAAAACACCGCGGTGTCTTTCGATAATGTGATTCTGATCGTCTTGCTTCTGCTTTCGTTCCTATAGAAGAGCAAATAGCATGCCAAACATTTGAAAGCGATTTCACAGCAAAGCGATTCGGAAATGATCATTTTTGCATATGCATGATTGCACACCAATGATTAGTTCTGATTATTCCGTTTACAAGCCTATCTAGGAGGACTTCGATGTATCAAACCAAGTATTTCCAGGCCAGTGACAATCATGAGCTGGCAAAATTGCTGACGACTATCTTCAGTACGTCCCACGATGGATTGGCAATCTGTGACCGTAACGGCTACGTCCTGCTCTACAATGAGGCGTACTTGAACATCACGGGAGTTCCCGCCGACATCTTGAATAATTTTAGCTTTATGGAGCAAAAGGAAATGCACCTTGTTCCGGACTCTTCTGCTGTACGTACGATTTTGACAAAACAAACGCATAGTGTCGTGATCGATTATGCGAACGGCCGGCAAGCGATCAACACAGCTACCCCGCTGCTCGATTCAAACAAGGAATTATTGTTTGTGGTGGGAAATGTGCGTGACGTCACAGAGCTGAATCAGCTTCAGAAGGAGCTGGAGGAAACACGTCAAATCAATTCCGCGTATCAAAGGGCGTTAGAGCATATCCAAACCGACGGTGACTTTGACGAGCAGATCATTTATCGCAGTGGGCTCATGCACCGAATCGCTTCACTCGCCAAACGCTTTGCGACCAACGACTCCCCCATCCTTTTGCTAGGCGAGTCTGGTGTCGGAAAAGATGTCATGGCGAGCTACATTCACGCCCAAAGCGGACGAACTGGTGAATTCGTCAAGATTAACTGTGGGGCTATTCCCGAGCATTTGCTTGAGTCAGAATTGTTTGGCTATGAGAAAGGCGCATTTACGGGGGCAAGTCAATCGAAGGAGGGATTGTTTGAGCTGGCGGATCGAGGAACCATTTTTCTCGATGAGATTGGAGACCTCCCTTTTCCTTTACAGGTGAAGCTCTTGAATGTCTTGCAGGATGGACGGATTCGCAGACTCGGGGGAAAAACATCGCGTCAGGTTAACATGCGTATCATCGCTGCCACCAATAGTGATTTGGAAGCGATGGTGGAACAAAAGCGTTTTCGGCAAGATTTGTTCTATCGGTTAAACGTGCTTGCCCTCACCATTCCACCCTTGCGTGAGCGTCGCGAGGATATTCCGGCTCTCATTTTCTACTATTTGAAAAAGCTTGAATGGAAGTACCAGCAAGAAATGCGCATCGAAACAGATGCGATGGAGGCACTGATGGATTATGATTGGCCAGGGAATACACGCGAGCTGAAAAATGTGGTGGAACGTTCTTTCCACATGTGTGAAAATGGGCGAATTACGTTTGATCAGCTGCCGGCGTCCATTCGGAATACGCAACAGACAGCCCTTCCGCTCCATCTCGCCAAAATGGATGAACCGTTGCCGCTAAAAGAAGCAGTTGAACGGTTTGAACGAGCGTATATCCAACGCCTCTTGAAAGAGACAGACACCATGCAGCAGTGTGCGGATAAGCTGCAAGTGAACATATCTACGCTTGTTAGAAAAAAACGCAGCCTCGGCATTAAATAGTGCAAAAGGGAAAGCCCGATACACGTAGGTTCGGGCTTTCTCATTATTCTCGCAATACATCCAGACCTATTTCACAAGCCCTTCTCTTAACGTGTTGATCCCATGCTCCAGATACCCCTTCAAACAGCTTAAGACATAAACCCAGCCTTCTTTATTGTCGACCATTTTTTGAAGGAGCGCAGGATCATTTTCTTGAAAACCCTCTTCGTTCACTTCGATGATCGTCGTGGCTTCATCCACCGCTTTTAACGTAATCGTTACGGTATTTTCTTCTCCGGCCCACTGGAAAAAGATTCGTTTATCCACTTCGATTTCGCGAACGGTAATGCCTACTTCTGCGTTGTAAATGTCGTAGAATAACGTAATGTTCTTTCCTTCCTCCCACCTTGCCGAGCTGGAAGAGAACCAGAAGTTGCCGATTTTCGCCGGGTCCACGAAAGCTTCGAACACTTCATGGGCAGGCCTGTTAATCTGAAATTTTGTAAGATTGTTCATGCGCTCGTCAACTCTCTTTCTGATTGCTGCTTCCACCGTATCATAATCACACTTGCGAGACAAATAATAGAGTAACTCCCTTTTATTCTTTTACTGCCCCAGAAGTCAGTCCTGAGATAATCCGCTTCTGGAAAATCAACACCATCACCACGAGCGGGATCGTCACAATGATGGAGGCCGCAGATATTTCCCCCCACGGGATTGTAAACATTCCCTGAAACATGACGATTCCCACAGGCACAGTCTTCATTGCTTCCTGCGTATTCAACGTCAAGGCGAATAAAAATTCATTCCACGCTGCTATAAAAACGAGGATGGCGGTCGTAAAAACCCCTGGCATGGCGAGTGGGAAAAACACTTTGGTCATCGTCTGCCAAATGCTCGCCCCGTCTACTTTGGCCGCTTCGCCCAAATCACTCGGTATTTTGCGAAAAAAGATGGTTAAATTCCAGATCGCAAGCGGCAGTGCGAAAGTTGTATAAGGAATGATCAGGCCTATGTAGCTGTTCGTTAAGCCCATCGATTGCATGAACATAAAAATAGGTGAAATAGTTGCGATCTGCGGAAACATGGACACAGCCAGTACGACACCCAATATAATGGTCTTTCCCCGAAAGGACAGCCAGGCAATCGCATATGCAGCAAAAGAAGCGATCGTAATGGAGTAGAGAGTGGTTAACGTCGCCACGACAGTCGAATTCCACAAGTAACGGGCAAACGGTCTTTCCGTGAAGACACGGACAAAGTTGTCAAACGAAGGGTTTTGGATGATAAAATGAAAGGCTCGCTCTCCAAACAGCTCCGCTGGTGGCTTCAATGCTGCGAGGAGAATCCATAAAAACGGGAACATCACAAGAAAAATGAATAGCAGTAGACCGACGTAAAACAAGGGACCCGTATGTTTGCGCATCCAATCACCTCCTTATTTGCCACTGCCATCACTCAGCAGATCAGCTCCCAATATTTTGACATAGCCGATGGAGATCAACGCCACACATAAAAATACAATAACTGCGAGCGCGGATCCTTCTCCGAAACTCATTTGAGCAAACATCGTTTTGTACGCGTAAATGGAAATGGTCTCGGTCGAGTTCCCAGGTGCCCCACCTGTCAGCGTGTAAATCAAATCAAATACACGGAATGCATCAAGTGTACGGAACAATAACGCCACCAGAATCGTTGATTTCAGCATCGGCAGCGTTATACGGAAAAATTGCTGGGTGCGGGTGGCACCGTCGACAGAAGCTGCTTCATACAAGCTTTGCGGGATCGTTTGCAAGCCTGCGAATAAGAGCAAAGCCATGAATGGCGTCGTTTTCCACACATCTGCCAAAATTACGGAAAACATGGCCCCAGCCTTTGTCGTCAGAAGCATCCCCATATCTGAGATCAGCCCTGCCTGCTCAAAAAGATAGGCAACGATGCCATTTTGCCCGTCATACAAAAACTTCCACATCATCGCGGAGATAACAGTCGGAATCGCCCACGGTATTAACACGGTTGCTCGAACAAGACTCCTTCCACGAAAAGGTCGATTGATCAACAGTGCAATCAATATGCCGAGCACCAATTCAATGGCAACGGAAATAACGGTAAAAAACGCCGTATTGTACAGAGCCCCCCACATCCGAGCGTCCGTTAAAAACTTGTTGTAGTAGGCAAAGCCAACAAAGTTGGGCTCGATAATCGAAGCTTCAATGCCTTGGATCACGCCAAGAGCACCCTCTGGCTTCGAAAGCAGCTTTTGTTCACTCATTTGCAAAAGGACCGCTCTGACTTCCGCCAAGCTGGTTTTGATTGACTCTGTTTGTTCGTTGGAGAGGCTCACATATTTGAGTTCTGTGGGGACTGGTTTAAAGTCCAGCAATAGCTGATCGATCATTTGGTATCGGCTCGCGACCTCGCCTGTTTGGTTGAGGGAAGTGTTCATTTGCTCGATTTGCGCTTGGAGCGCGTTCAATTTTTCCTTTGATGACCCTTCTGCAGAGTCCGCCTCCCGCTTTACATACCGGAGCAGATTGGGTAACGTGCTGACGTAGCGCTCCATATCTAGTCCGTATGAAGAGTGA from the Brevibacillus brevis genome contains:
- a CDS encoding carbohydrate ABC transporter permease, which encodes MRKHTGPLFYVGLLLFIFLVMFPFLWILLAALKPPAELFGERAFHFIIQNPSFDNFVRVFTERPFARYLWNSTVVATLTTLYSITIASFAAYAIAWLSFRGKTIILGVVLAVSMFPQIATISPIFMFMQSMGLTNSYIGLIIPYTTFALPLAIWNLTIFFRKIPSDLGEAAKVDGASIWQTMTKVFFPLAMPGVFTTAILVFIAAWNEFLFALTLNTQEAMKTVPVGIVMFQGMFTIPWGEISAASIIVTIPLVVMVLIFQKRIISGLTSGAVKE
- a CDS encoding sigma-54 interaction domain-containing protein, which translates into the protein MYQTKYFQASDNHELAKLLTTIFSTSHDGLAICDRNGYVLLYNEAYLNITGVPADILNNFSFMEQKEMHLVPDSSAVRTILTKQTHSVVIDYANGRQAINTATPLLDSNKELLFVVGNVRDVTELNQLQKELEETRQINSAYQRALEHIQTDGDFDEQIIYRSGLMHRIASLAKRFATNDSPILLLGESGVGKDVMASYIHAQSGRTGEFVKINCGAIPEHLLESELFGYEKGAFTGASQSKEGLFELADRGTIFLDEIGDLPFPLQVKLLNVLQDGRIRRLGGKTSRQVNMRIIAATNSDLEAMVEQKRFRQDLFYRLNVLALTIPPLRERREDIPALIFYYLKKLEWKYQQEMRIETDAMEALMDYDWPGNTRELKNVVERSFHMCENGRITFDQLPASIRNTQQTALPLHLAKMDEPLPLKEAVERFERAYIQRLLKETDTMQQCADKLQVNISTLVRKKRSLGIK
- a CDS encoding carbohydrate ABC transporter permease; protein product: MNRTTKMSLSEKQMGYLLIFPALLIILVIAIWPVMRSFWISLHDIRLNDPTKSEIHSSYGLDMERYVSTLPNLLRYVKREADSAEGSSKEKLNALQAQIEQMNTSLNQTGEVASRYQMIDQLLLDFKPVPTELKYVSLSNEQTESIKTSLAEVRAVLLQMSEQKLLSKPEGALGVIQGIEASIIEPNFVGFAYYNKFLTDARMWGALYNTAFFTVISVAIELVLGILIALLINRPFRGRSLVRATVLIPWAIPTVISAMMWKFLYDGQNGIVAYLFEQAGLISDMGMLLTTKAGAMFSVILADVWKTTPFMALLLFAGLQTIPQSLYEAASVDGATRTQQFFRITLPMLKSTILVALLFRTLDAFRVFDLIYTLTGGAPGNSTETISIYAYKTMFAQMSFGEGSALAVIVFLCVALISIGYVKILGADLLSDGSGK
- a CDS encoding SRPBCC family protein, whose protein sequence is MSRKCDYDTVEAAIRKRVDERMNNLTKFQINRPAHEVFEAFVDPAKIGNFWFSSSSARWEEGKNITLFYDIYNAEVGITVREIEVDKRIFFQWAGEENTVTITLKAVDEATTIIEVNEEGFQENDPALLQKMVDNKEGWVYVLSCLKGYLEHGINTLREGLVK